The proteins below come from a single Sphingomonas carotinifaciens genomic window:
- the ftsH gene encoding ATP-dependent zinc metalloprotease FtsH: MSDHDKQPGPGNDGGGNPWMKSLLVWVGILLALALFVTMFDGRTATARGNQIEYSTFLDKVDEGTVKDAVISRESITGTLSSGEAFRTTPVQDSQLIPRLREKGVTFTAKVDEGPSVWMLMIYNALPFLLFLGIAFFVLRQMQKGGGASGAMGFGKSRARMLTQKEGKVTFDDVAGIDEAREELQEIVEFLKDPSKFARLGGKIPKGALLVGSPGTGKTLLARAIAGEAGVPFFTISGSDFVEMFVGVGASRVRDMFEQAKKSAPCIVFIDEIDAVGRHRGAGLGNGNDEREQTLNQLLVEMDGFEANEGIIIIAATNRPDVLDPALLRPGRFDRQVVVPRPDIDGRVKILEVHMKKVPLAPDVDARTIARGTPGFSGADLANLVNEAALMAARKSKRLVAMAEFEEAKDKVMMGAERRSMVMTDDEKRMTAYHEAGHAIVALHEPASDPIHKATIIPRGRALGMVMRLPERDSYSYHRDKMYANLAVSMGGRVAEEIIFGYDKVSSGASGDIQYATGLARDMVTKWGMSDKVGPVEYSQPEGESFLGYSSSQPVRMSNQTQQLIDDEIRAIVEGGLAKAKQVLTDHVDQLHLLAGALLEYETLSGDEIKTLIAGDDLDRPDPSTKKVTIAKAGTSIPKTRRPSGPFGSPSPLGA; encoded by the coding sequence ATGAGCGACCACGACAAGCAGCCTGGCCCCGGCAATGATGGTGGGGGCAATCCCTGGATGAAAAGCCTGCTGGTCTGGGTGGGCATTCTGCTGGCCCTGGCCCTGTTCGTGACGATGTTCGACGGCCGGACCGCGACCGCGCGTGGCAACCAGATCGAATATTCGACCTTCCTGGACAAGGTGGACGAGGGCACGGTGAAGGACGCCGTGATCTCGCGCGAATCGATCACCGGCACGCTGTCGTCCGGCGAGGCGTTCCGAACGACGCCGGTGCAGGATTCGCAGCTCATCCCGCGCCTGCGCGAAAAGGGCGTGACCTTCACCGCCAAGGTGGATGAGGGTCCCTCGGTGTGGATGCTGATGATCTACAACGCGCTGCCGTTCCTGCTTTTCCTGGGCATCGCCTTTTTCGTGCTGCGCCAGATGCAGAAGGGCGGCGGTGCCAGCGGTGCGATGGGCTTCGGCAAGAGCCGTGCGCGCATGCTGACGCAGAAGGAAGGCAAGGTCACCTTCGACGACGTTGCCGGCATCGACGAGGCGCGCGAGGAGTTGCAGGAGATCGTCGAGTTCCTGAAGGACCCGTCGAAGTTTGCACGCCTCGGCGGCAAGATCCCGAAGGGGGCGCTGCTGGTCGGCTCGCCGGGTACCGGCAAGACGCTGCTCGCCCGCGCCATCGCGGGGGAGGCGGGCGTGCCGTTCTTCACCATCTCGGGTTCGGACTTCGTGGAGATGTTCGTCGGCGTCGGCGCGAGCCGCGTCCGTGACATGTTCGAGCAGGCCAAGAAGTCCGCGCCGTGCATCGTCTTCATCGACGAAATCGATGCGGTCGGCCGTCATCGTGGTGCCGGCCTCGGCAATGGCAATGACGAGCGCGAGCAGACGCTGAACCAGTTGCTGGTCGAGATGGACGGTTTCGAGGCGAACGAGGGCATCATCATCATCGCGGCGACCAACCGTCCCGACGTGCTGGACCCCGCGCTGCTGCGTCCCGGTCGTTTCGACCGCCAGGTCGTGGTGCCGCGCCCGGATATCGATGGTCGCGTCAAGATCCTCGAAGTGCATATGAAGAAGGTGCCGCTGGCGCCCGACGTCGATGCGCGCACGATCGCACGCGGCACGCCGGGCTTTTCGGGCGCCGATCTCGCCAACCTCGTCAACGAGGCGGCGCTGATGGCGGCGCGCAAGTCCAAGCGGCTTGTCGCCATGGCCGAGTTCGAGGAAGCCAAGGACAAGGTGATGATGGGCGCCGAGCGGCGTTCGATGGTGATGACCGACGATGAGAAGCGGATGACCGCCTATCATGAGGCCGGTCACGCGATCGTGGCATTGCACGAGCCTGCCTCCGACCCGATCCACAAGGCGACGATCATCCCGCGCGGCCGCGCGCTGGGCATGGTGATGCGCCTGCCGGAACGCGACTCGTACAGCTATCACCGCGACAAGATGTACGCGAACCTGGCGGTGTCGATGGGCGGCCGTGTCGCCGAAGAGATCATCTTCGGCTATGATAAGGTGTCCTCCGGCGCGTCTGGCGACATCCAGTATGCCACCGGTCTGGCGCGCGACATGGTCACCAAATGGGGCATGTCGGACAAGGTCGGTCCGGTCGAATATTCGCAGCCCGAGGGCGAATCCTTCCTGGGATATTCGTCGTCGCAACCGGTGCGGATGTCGAACCAGACGCAGCAACTGATCGATGACGAGATTCGCGCCATCGTCGAGGGCGGTCTGGCCAAAGCCAAGCAGGTGCTGACCGACCATGTCGACCAGCTTCACCTGCTGGCGGGGGCGCTGCTCGAATATGAGACGTTGTCGGGCGACGAGATCAAGACGCTGATCGCGGGTGACGATCTGGATCGTCCCGATCCTTCGACGAAGAAGGTGACGATCGCCAAGGCGGGGACGTCGATCCCGAAGACGCGGCGGCCCAGCGGGCCGTTCGGTTCGCCGAGTCCCTTGGGGGCGTAA
- a CDS encoding acyl-CoA dehydrogenase family protein, which translates to MTDQFQLTDEQREIQDLARRFTADRITPFAAEWDEKHIFPRDTIKAAAELGFAAIYVSEESGGIALGRLEAALIMEAMAYGCPSTSAFISIHNMASWMIDRYGDPDLKARYLPDLVTMDRLASYCLTEPGSGSDAAALKTRAVRDGDDYIVTGSKQFISGGGENEVYVTMVRTGEEGPKGISCLVIDKDMPGVSFGANERKLGWHSQPTRQVTFDQVRVPVANRVGAEGEGFRIAMTGLDGGRLNIGACSLGGAQRCLDEAITYVKDRKQFNKAIADFQATQFTLADMATELEASRALLYLAAAKVTADAPDKTRFAAMAKRLATDTGSAVVDRALQLHGGYGYLMDYPIERFWRDLRVHSILEGTNQVMRMIVGRDLLR; encoded by the coding sequence ATGACCGACCAGTTCCAGTTGACCGACGAGCAGCGCGAGATCCAGGACCTCGCCCGCCGCTTCACCGCCGACCGCATCACCCCCTTTGCCGCCGAATGGGATGAGAAACACATCTTCCCGCGCGACACGATCAAGGCGGCCGCCGAGCTGGGCTTCGCCGCCATCTACGTATCGGAAGAGTCGGGCGGCATCGCGCTCGGCCGGCTGGAGGCGGCGCTGATCATGGAGGCGATGGCCTATGGCTGCCCCTCTACCTCGGCCTTTATCTCGATCCACAACATGGCCTCCTGGATGATCGACCGCTACGGCGACCCCGATCTGAAGGCGCGCTACCTGCCCGATCTGGTCACCATGGATCGGCTCGCCAGCTATTGCCTGACCGAACCCGGATCAGGTTCGGACGCGGCCGCGCTCAAGACCCGCGCGGTGCGCGACGGCGACGATTATATCGTCACCGGCTCCAAGCAGTTCATCTCCGGCGGCGGCGAGAACGAGGTCTATGTCACCATGGTCCGCACCGGTGAGGAAGGCCCCAAGGGCATCTCCTGCCTGGTGATCGACAAGGACATGCCCGGCGTCTCGTTCGGCGCGAACGAACGCAAGCTCGGTTGGCATTCGCAGCCGACGCGCCAGGTGACGTTCGATCAGGTTCGCGTGCCCGTCGCCAACCGCGTCGGCGCGGAGGGCGAAGGCTTTCGCATCGCGATGACGGGCCTCGACGGCGGCCGCCTCAACATCGGCGCCTGTTCGCTGGGCGGTGCGCAGCGCTGCCTGGACGAAGCGATCACCTATGTGAAGGATCGCAAGCAGTTCAACAAGGCCATCGCCGATTTCCAGGCGACGCAGTTCACGCTGGCCGACATGGCGACCGAACTGGAGGCGTCACGCGCGCTGCTCTATCTCGCCGCCGCGAAGGTTACCGCCGACGCACCCGACAAGACCCGCTTCGCCGCCATGGCCAAGCGCCTGGCGACCGACACCGGCTCCGCGGTCGTCGATCGCGCGCTGCAACTGCATGGCGGCTACGGCTATCTGATGGATTATCCGATCGAGCGCTTCTGGCGCGACCTGCGCGTCCATTCGATCCTGGAGGGCACGAACCAGGTCATGCGCATGATCGTCGGGCGGGACCTGTTGCGATAG
- a CDS encoding CoA-acylating methylmalonate-semialdehyde dehydrogenase, with product MRVIDHVIAGAGSGTAATRHGEVFDPNSGQVQARVPLGTAADLDRAVAAALAAQPGWAATNPQRRARVMFRFKELVEREMEALAHLLSAEHGKVIADSKGDIQRGLEVIEFACGIPHVLKGEYTQGAGPGIDVYSMRQPLGIGAGITPFNFPGMIPMWMFGVAIACGNAFILKPSERDPSVPVRLAELMLEAGAPEGILQVVHGDKEMVDAILDHPAISAVSFVGSSDIAHYVYRRGVEAGKRVQAMGGAKNHGIVMPDADLDQVVADLAGAAFGSAGERCMALPVVVPVGERTADALREKLIPAIGALRVGVSMDADAHYGPVVNAAHKARVEGWIAKGVEEGAELVVDGRGFSLQGHEQGFFIGPSLFDHVTPAMDSYREEIFGPVLQIVRAPDFETALRLPSEHQYGNGVAIFTRNGHAAREFAARVNVGMVGINVPIPVPVAYHSFGGWKRSAFGDVNQHGMEGVRFWTKVKTVTQRWPDGSALSTGSEDGGSSRVQDAFVIPTMG from the coding sequence ATGCGCGTGATCGACCATGTAATCGCCGGTGCCGGCAGCGGCACCGCGGCGACCCGCCACGGCGAGGTGTTCGACCCCAATAGCGGCCAGGTCCAGGCGCGTGTGCCGCTGGGCACCGCCGCCGATCTCGACCGCGCCGTCGCCGCCGCTCTTGCCGCGCAGCCCGGCTGGGCGGCCACCAATCCGCAGCGCCGCGCACGCGTGATGTTCCGCTTCAAGGAACTGGTCGAGCGCGAGATGGAGGCGCTGGCCCATCTGCTCTCCGCCGAACACGGCAAGGTCATCGCCGATTCGAAGGGCGACATCCAGCGTGGGCTGGAGGTGATCGAATTCGCCTGCGGCATCCCGCACGTCCTGAAGGGCGAATATACCCAGGGCGCCGGCCCCGGCATCGACGTCTATTCCATGCGCCAGCCACTGGGCATCGGTGCCGGCATCACCCCGTTCAACTTTCCCGGCATGATTCCGATGTGGATGTTCGGCGTCGCCATCGCGTGCGGCAATGCCTTCATCCTGAAGCCGTCGGAGCGCGACCCGTCCGTTCCCGTCCGCCTCGCCGAACTGATGCTGGAGGCCGGCGCGCCCGAGGGCATCCTGCAGGTCGTCCACGGCGACAAGGAAATGGTCGACGCGATCCTCGACCACCCCGCCATCTCCGCCGTCAGCTTCGTTGGCTCCTCCGACATCGCGCACTATGTCTATCGCCGCGGCGTCGAGGCGGGCAAGCGCGTGCAGGCGATGGGCGGCGCCAAGAACCACGGCATCGTCATGCCCGATGCCGATCTCGATCAGGTCGTCGCCGATCTGGCGGGCGCCGCCTTCGGCTCGGCGGGCGAACGCTGCATGGCGCTTCCCGTCGTCGTACCCGTCGGCGAGCGCACCGCGGACGCACTGCGCGAGAAGCTGATCCCGGCGATCGGGGCGCTCCGGGTGGGCGTTTCTATGGATGCCGACGCGCATTACGGCCCCGTCGTCAACGCGGCGCACAAGGCGCGTGTCGAAGGCTGGATCGCCAAGGGCGTGGAAGAGGGCGCAGAGCTCGTCGTCGATGGCCGCGGCTTCTCGCTCCAGGGCCATGAACAGGGCTTCTTCATCGGCCCCTCGCTGTTCGACCATGTCACGCCCGCGATGGACAGCTACCGCGAGGAAATCTTCGGTCCCGTCCTCCAGATCGTCCGCGCGCCCGATTTCGAAACCGCGCTCCGCCTGCCGAGCGAACATCAATACGGCAACGGCGTCGCCATCTTCACCCGCAACGGCCATGCCGCGCGCGAATTCGCAGCGCGGGTCAATGTCGGCATGGTCGGCATCAACGTGCCGATCCCCGTGCCGGTCGCCTATCACAGCTTCGGCGGCTGGAAACGCTCCGCCTTTGGCGACGTCAACCAGCATGGGATGGAAGGCGTCCGCTTCTGGACCAAGGTGAAGACGGTGACGCAACGCTGGCCCGACGGCTCCGCGCTGTCCACCGGCAGCGAGGATGGCGGTTCGTCGCGCGTGCAGGACGCGTTCGTCATTCCGACCATGGGATGA